The Sphaeramia orbicularis chromosome 15, fSphaOr1.1, whole genome shotgun sequence region gctgttacaaaatcattcgcgatttatatgtgtttaaatgggcaggttctgcatgtaacaccagtggacacaacgggttacaaacaaaacctggaatgagactgagattcatgaaaaccccacgtctggattagaaaaaccactaggatcgacacatttaacacagtgtctttatttatagcactatataagaccgTTTACAGCcagacacctaggtagtttttccatGTCCCAATTcaggtcctatttttggctccaatattttattaaattcattaattttgggatggctcagagcaagagtagatttttttttttgcatttatctgaggtcatcagtaggtacatcctgggggaaaatatgtctacatttctcttttattattggatctaaaaagctggaaaagtgccaggtaccaaaatgaacccagtttcatagaagcacccaaatacttaaagactttaacttagTATTAACTAACgtagtatttcttttttttttttttttttttcttaacaatttttatttttcaatttttaacagtacaaaacagtctcctcaggttgaggagtagaagaaagaaaaaaaaaaacatgaaaagaacagcctgtgatggtgtcagaatattaaggtcccttaatagatacatttgtctgTGAATGTCAGCcactttccccagtttttcacagagattttcttttaacttcagtttatatgtaagatgttccatgacaagtatatcatctatgattgaaatccattgtttataCTAACGtagtatttcagttggtgacttgaacttctaccaaagtcatttttttggtcaGGTACCTGTACTTATACTCAAGtgggactttccagtactttatacaacgcTAATATGGACAGATGCAATATTTAAATCACAGGAGCTTCCATTCTTCCAAAGGTAAAACATGGTAAATAGTAAATAAAGTGATGTTCTCCTCCAGCGATGTCCTAATCTacacattttttgttatttttaaattgtacagcttctgtttttttttaattgattcttgtattttattcttttagttaggttttatttattcttctgtacagccccgttttctttttttgtacagttgttctatgtcttttaatctattcttgtattttattcttttatttattctgtacagcactttggtccactgtggttgttctaaagtgctttacaaataaagttggattggatgttaactggagatcttggcatgAATTGACACgggatcaaatggcgttgaataagacgtgaaaggttgaaaatgcgtaggcacagcacaccaaatgccataagaactggtgtgacacacAACGCCATTTCTTGAGCTCAGTCTGATAATCTTGACTCCTACTGCGGTCTGTGTTGTTTTCCAGCTCTAATGAAAACACTTATTTCGTAACACtgacatgtaaaataaaatgattcTCCTGAGACGCATCCCCATGACCCCGCCCGTGTCAGGCCACACCTACCATTTCTTCTCGGGGATGGGTCGTGGGACGGCGTTCACTCTGCAGGGAAAGTTTGGCTGGCCTGACAGATTCCTGCCCAAGATTGTTCCCACGAGGTTCAGCGGCAGGATGACAAAGAAGCAGATGCAGCAGACGGCGACCTGCACCGAGACAAACGGAAAGAATTAGAAGTCAGCGGGGAGCCATTGTTGTGTTTTACAGCGAACACTGGTGGGCGTTTTCAGAGACATTTATCTGAGCCGCCCTCCGCCCGGACAGGAATTAAAAAGTATCTTAAACAAAGTTCACAGAGTTTCCTTCGCTCCAACTgatctgtttcagattacagctATGTTTAGACGTTAATGTTCTGAACGAAAAACGCAATAGTGGTGTtccgttctcacttttaattccggGTTTATACATGCATTTTGGGGGTGTGTGTGAAGTGTCCTATTTATTGATGTAATatgctataaactctatatgcatcacatcagctgcaaacttgtaacgatgtttgactgcattgttcctgtcaaataaataaatgaataataactgcacgccaggtggcatcaccaccaccaagaccaagcgcCTGCGTTgaacctttctacttctcttcttcttttctccttgtgccaaatacaatcacaaaacaggaaacagaacatctTCCTTCTCTGCTCTTTACTACTCTCCATAAAGATTTGTGACAATGGACTCTATGctcagcctcactacttcctgaacttcaggtgggtcctttatttcctgtctttcatcattggacacactgattagtccaggtgtgtctgctacttcttgttgtgactactgattaattaggcacacctggattaatgagtgtgtccaataatgaaagacaggaaataaaggacccacctgaagttcaggaagtagtgaggctgagCATAGAGTCCATTGCTGAAACAACTCTTGGATGTAAACTGAAGCGGCTAGGGCAACTTGAAGTCCGTCGCAGggaaataatctgacatgttgTTTTCCTGGACTGGCGCGTTTGTCACAAACTATGCAACGAGAAAACgcaattttgtgttttcaaccctttagacggtGATGCGAGAGTGAAGCATTtttaaggcagtggtttccaaccttttttggcttgtgacctcattttaacatcacaaatttctggtgaccccagacattcaaaatggagccttttttttttttgctgaaattaatttgtttttgatcatgtaaaagtttgctatactatgttgcaaataatcgttaattttagaggacatttagtctatataatgtatattattatggatggaggcagtaaatccaggtgtagattactgcacaaagggagaattttattttccttggtcaggatatgtacagtcagtccagcttggatttacaaggaggacaattaatactgaacaaacaagaactcaaactatgaattatgaaagagctgcagcatctgaaactgaccacaatgaacgtttgaaaaataaacagaaccacagtgctgcagtttcagactcacagtttgtcatgtcttttatgtttgtgattgtctctgtcaactcaacatatattttttattaataagttttatttattaattttttttttatcaattactagaaattttaggtgaccccatgGATGCAAAACACTGCAATAGAACCTTGATTCTAACTTTATGTGTAACAGTGTAGATTCTATTGCATCATGCTGAGCTTTCAGGTAataggatttttttaaaaaaggactatatttttacattttttatcaattactagaaatttcaggtgaccccatttgaattccaggcgaccccacgtagggtcccaaccccaaggttgaaaaaacagttttcagatttccactctggaaggtggtttcactttttgcATTTCCAACCCCAAAAACACTGTTGCCGTCTAAATGAAAGGCGcatctgatcaaatattttgtCCTTTTCACCCGACAGTGTTGTGGTGTAAACTGGGCCTTAGTCCCATCTATTTCACCGCATACTTTCACAGATGAAGTGTAGCTGTTGAGTCAGGGGATGCTTTTCATACTCTGTGGTTTTGGTGGAAGTGTTGCAGTGTCAGACCTACCATGGTGCCAAATGGGATGGCTCTGGAGGCGTGGTAGTAGATAGCAATAAAATTGATGAAGAAGGCGGTCCCGCACACCATGGCCGGGATCATGAAGGCCCCGATGAACATCTGCTTAATCCATCTTCTGCCTGTTATGGAGGCAAAACAGAACAGTATGGTGTGAGACGCGCAGCCTGGGACGCCCCGCTGCGGGAAATAAAATATCACAGTGACAGTCAGATTACCTCCTTGTTTGGCGTACAAGCTTCCCCCAAAGTAGCCGTTGACGGGGGAGGTTGCAGCGTACACGAAAATGGCTGTGCTTAGCATGGATCCCCTCCTGCAGAGAAAAATGATAGGTGTCAAACCCAGATCCACCCAGACGGGTACCGAAAGTGGTGTTTATTAAAAATATTATCTTAAAAATTTTAACCGCTACAAAAACTCATTCATCCCAACATCCTGCTAAATAATCAGCAACATCTGTCAGAACAATAAGCTACATGGTGCAATAATATCATACTTGTGTGTGCAATCCACATCTGTGCAATAACTTATTTATGAATATGTATATATTGCATGCAAATCTATTTATCTGGTACTTTTCCATTTTATTCTGTTGGCTCTTCTTATTCTGTCCACCTGTAAACTGCAGCTGAACAGAGTCCAAGAAAAATTTCCCCacagggacaataaagtatatcttatcttatcttacaatcATCTgtaatgttttaacccataaagacccaaaaagccatggacgacatctactgatctaaaatgtttaataaattatgACTCaataatactatcaatacatgtaaatggtgtaaaatacagttcttcatcttgtcatggtcattagatatgacccatttggacgttcagaggctccgtagttaccgtggaaacaccgtcatcttctacaacattgattcaccagtaaaaatccatggagttggatcaatgacagtggatagacacttgtttttatattcagttaatgatgtattttgctggaaaacaaataatcactttttcttcagttttctctgtttctgatataataaccctcaactttaatctgagcttttatgaacatctacattatgagtgaatatataaaaaatatataaaaaatgaaaatacagaggataatgtcatgataaatgttgataaatcacttaagaaaagataaatttagagaaaaatatattttggaactgccacaaaagtagctctgggtctttacagATTAAAGAAAAGGCTCTCCAAGTACCAACAGAGGACAAAACAATCTTGTCATTTCAACCAAGCAGTGAAACGCATTACTCACTCTGTGTACAAATCTTCCACCATAGCGACAATAATCACAATGAGGGAGACGGAGAAGATCTGGCAGCCGGAGCCGATGAGTGAGGAGAAGATCAGCGGATGGCTCGACGGCCGAAACACATCCCCGTGGACCTGTTTCCACCCGTATTCGTCTCCCAGGTCTCGGTCCTGTTGGTGCGCAGTGacgataaagaaaaaacaaagcacTGATGAGGATGAAGCTTCATGAAAAAGGCCCCGTTCtgacaaaactgaaatgaaaatgaagCAGGCCTGCTTTGAATCAAATGAGACTCAATCAGTGGCGTTACCATGTCATCCATTTCCTCTTCTTTGCTGTATCTGGCGTAATCCTTTCTTAGTGTTCTCATCAATATCATGGACACCAGACCCACCAGGAAGATAACCATCATGAAGGAGTTGAAGATGGAGAACCAGTGAATCTAAAAGAGGAAACAAGATGGTTATTCAGGAAAGTGCATCTTCCAAAATGTATTTATGAAGCacattttaacctcctgagacccagtatttttgtcctctgtagcagATGAGACTtcccttaaaaaataaaaatggtttcaaCTGCAAAGAGGTCAGAATTTAGTccgaatttagtctgatatgtgtaggattttttagttacttatgggatctaaCATAGGAATTTAGAGTAGGTAGAAGGATTGGGTGGGGGGGCAGGAGATTGTAAGTttaacttcatcccgctccttttcaaatgttttcctttctttttatataaatctttttatggtttggttttaatgttatatttgaaataaacaaacaagaacattccatttaaaaaaaaaatctatctgggaaaaaaaaaaaaaaaatgcttcatgctgtttccaatcaaggcaattatttaatgtaaatgagcctaaacttgtactttccttggtctcaggaggttaaaacaacAGGTTGGCAAAAGGGCTGTACACAAaccaataaaatagaatatattaaaccaataaaatattttaaaagaaatatataaaatGCATAAAGGACAGGGTAAAACCATCACAAAATGTCTCCTCtaatgacaaatatttatttcagaTTTGAAGTGCTGCTTGTAGGAAAGCCATAACAAGAAAGTGGCTATAACTAGAAAAACCTACAGTGGAGGAGTGGATGGACattatttatgacatttttaagatggaaaGAATTACGCTTACAATAAGACTACAACAAGGTCTGTTTTTGAAAAGATGGGAAAGATGGGTtaggtatgtcacaccagttcaacCATCGTTTATCTAAGGCCatgtcttatgtccatttcaccccttttgtatcgatgtttttttttcttctaatatcACAAATGCGCAccccagcattcctgttctagggagtttagttcttaatATTGGACTGTATAAATTACATCTTTTGTATTGCTGAGCGAGGACCAGTCATTCTTATCTGTATTGTCTGTGGAGTCACAGACGTATTGCTGTGAGATtcaattgtaattttcagatgaatggatgagaatggtgaataGTTAAGTGAATAAACCTGTGAACCATAGaaaatccaaataaaaagataattaaaaaaaaaacaaaaaaaaaacaatacaaagtgACAAATTCAGTAACAACTGTTGctaaaaaatatgtgtgtgtctAATAGAACCCCTTATACCAAAACAGAATTTCCTTTAACAGGAGGTTTAACTCAGTAAAAGCTATTGTGTTTCAAAGCATCAGTTTCAAAACTCAAACCAAAACAAGAGAAACAATACACCCAACTAAAATCCTCGCTGCCAGAGGCACAGATTCACTGTACCAGTCGGGGTTAGAGACCGACCGTTTCCCCACTGAATGCAGCAGAGTTTGGATTGTGAATTTCAGGTTTTACTTTTAAAAACAACAGACTGCAGATTTGTACAGAAGTGAGAGCAAAAAGAGTTCACAGCAATTCAACGCACCTTTGTGTGATGTTTTCTAATGGtttagtttcagtgtttttttctgaataaatgaACTATGACTTCTATGTCTGTTGTAATTCGCCTCATTACGTCCTCCTTCATGTGCGCTCAATGCCTTTTAATTAGAACATTTTCTGacattatgggaaaaaaaatagtaaatcTTGAATATAACGACATAAACAGTCCTGTGCAAAGGTTCCTgttccaacattctgtttgtcagtttaaccctttattgggcaaatgactatttttggtaatttacacAAATTTTAAATATGGGGCcagtcctgtgcctcagtgaggtccagaagcatgttggatttataacactatacagtgattcacagagattttatagaaattttgaggCTATAAATAGTGAATACAAGTAATTTTTGTCAGTTGTAACAGTTATTTTATAGCATTTGTTTACTTTTTGGCAAGtgtctgctcagatgttttaaggcaagatgagatagatgatgatgtccaattaCACACCAAGGtaagtatttcagtgagtgccctataaagagtttagtaaagttctactgtccacacacatgcatttgtctctgtattagatccaatctgatatgtgaagtatgaacagcaataaaaacaaaagttttagagtaaaaacagcttctgtacaaagtggttgtatttagtgtgacctccctttgcattaaCATGTCttcaacccttttgttcagacaatatgagatttataggattaattttttgatgttttataccaggtttcattcagcacatgtcagatgtttctgtttgtgctgcttcttgtcatggggtcagaggtcacaataaatacggACATTAACCTTTAGAacacttttagttcagtttttgtgcgtgtcttttacagctgtgcacatatttcctgtatttattgttgtatctgaagaaaagagaatgagaaataaatatataaattcatttcaaccctgaaaaacaacaaagataaaggtggactaaggctacgttcagactgcaggcacatgtggcccaaatcctattttttgctcatatgtgacctgtatccgatctactAAAGAAAGTTTGAGAAGCACAAacctgattttttcaaatctgacccaggccactttcagatgtggtcctaaatcagatacgtagggatgtaacgatatgaaaatttcacatcacggttattgtgaccaaaattatcacggttatcattatcacggtattgttgaaatgtgctcaaaatgttcaaaaagtacttatacacacactgaaataatgtaaccaagttatagtttggaaaaaaacaaaagaaataacatgcacaatgtactttctgttggtaaaaacattgaaatattaacatgtaaatatcgaacatacaaatgtgcattaaagattgCACCTTATGACCCTAAGAGACATCTGCACTAgaattaataggattttatcaatatcactGCCATTATCGATTCTGCTTACTAATCCAGCTGTAtgactgaaagaatgaggattttaaaacacgTTAGGGtgatctgcttctccaggaaatgagcattATCACTGTGagtttcaaagtgcggtaatcaaacacggttaccatgataattagaatttaaacggtaatactaaccgttggaaaTTTTACCGTGGCTTATTgctataccggtaattgttacgtCCCTacagatacatatctgatattttgcaatgcaaattcagtctgaacggccaggtcgcatttatccgacctgtacatcattgaaatgcaacaaatgtcacaattctgcgtcccaggaggaggagcggagggaaaaatatttccttctgtaaacacagtgtgttcctgcgtggtcacatattatgtcaggacctcctttagtgcatgcgggtcacttcagggtagGACTGCACgctattggaaaaaactgacattgtgatttttttaaccctgtgatatatattgcgatatgaaaaaatactcaagaggatataatagctgtgtgatgtCGACGTACAAGGTCAAACAAAttggttgtgtttcctctcgttgtggcaacaggtggaaggcactatcgacacagaacatgtttcaatatcatccttgtagctgaaataattccagataactgaggttgcttttcttttttgcaccaagtctttgtttttggtgattttctcttgttcgttgctcatttttcaatgttgtcactagggatgcaaattattgattaatccatgaATCATTATTTGGCtgaccttattgatcgattaacgattaattgataagcagcgattttcctgagaatccaaatttctctcttgatagggtctataagaataaaagctaaatactgtttatatactttatgaaaaaagcatgtcatattcattaatgattgatttattgtaccagtggatacagtacaggcaatgacatttatggagtagaactaaataaattctgcagagaaatgcaATAacataaatggatctgaagaggggcagtttagaagaaatgggcatttctgactttgcatcactgacatgatggagtgagatttcagcggagatgttaccagtgactcactccaaactgattaagaacgattgtgatttgTGTACTActatgtgcagtgtgtgtcacatacccttgaaattagatgagaacacactgagttcatttgcctcctacattacaggacctgcgatgtgactactgcgcacacCTACAACACAAcgatgatgctcaaatgatatattgtgcagctctacttcagggttgcattcagtttattctcaaaactgataaaagtcgcatttaatgtgtaatatgaacaagcacacaaaaaactcagatttcacaaaaaaaaatccaaattgtgcattaaaacctgctgtctgaacatagcctcagACTTTTTTCACAGTATTGCACATGTGGTAATACAACCTCTGCAGTGGGTGTTACCCCTCAGCATCTCTGCTAAATATCTGTAGCAGACTATGTGGAAAATCATTCTGGATTCTTTCATCTCACAAATCCAGCTCCCTCACAATACAACACAAAGTGGGCAGCAGGACCAGCATATTCTCATGGTGGCAGTAATGTAccctttaattgttttttctacCAACATAGAAAAAGAGAGTGAAAACAGGAGGGAGAACGTGACATTGCAAATACAGCGCAGGACGAGGCAGGGTTTGCTCGCATGGAAGACTCAAATAAAAGACGACAATGATAAGGTTCAACTGAATGTGGTTATTTTATGTAACTATTATATGCATCATTACTGTAACTGCCCATAATGTTCACCTCTGTAATACAAGTGTGTCATTTTACAcaaagccacttggtgttctggGCTGGAATGATAAAGCACAGAACACTTCTGCATTCAACTCACCCTGTGCTGAAAGAAAGACGGATCGAGGTACTTGTCAAATCGGTCCTCAAACTTAACATCAGACCGCTTCCATTTCACCTGCAAAAAGGGAAAAggtgtttattttatgttttcattatatAATGTTGACACCTCCCTGCTCCCACATGATTCTCAGTCATCTGGTCTTGAAATAAGCAGGAGGCGTTTACACAAGACAGACTAGACGAGCGGTGGCACTCACAGAATAAGACATTCCGATTCTCGTGTTTGGTATAAGCCTGACTTTGCCTTCGCTGGTCAGATTCACGTCCACAATTCTGTTGCCGTTGAAGCCGATCTCCAGTTTCTTGTAGGTCCACAGGTAATGATCTTCTCCATTTTCATCAGCTTCACCAACAATacctgaagaaaaacagaacgACAGAGCCTTTAGGTGTTTCTCAATGGCAAAGTCGGGCTTGTTAGCCACTGCACAACAATTAAATGCATTCCTCCAGTATCTCCTCTGCATATTAACCAggggtgtgcattggcaagaatttggcgatatgatacaatcacaatactaggatcacgatacaatatatcgcaatactgttaacaaagtgatatttttggttttgtttctttttaaaagattatttcctggaaaaacttttaGTGCAGCATTTCGATGTAAAGTTTTAACAGGTGGCTTTACTggtacaaaaatcacacaaattaatgaataaataaataatgttttacagacaatacagtttaagatcctgcttaaatgttcatattctattgcgaaaagaatgcatagtgttcagtcccagaatcatccaacatcagaacattatttttgtgcattctcaataaaaaagaaactaacatttgcctctttcagacactaaaaagtgcttttaggattctTGAAATGACcattatcaatttaaaaaaaactacatgtatgacccgcaatatcacaatactacttttgtcgTATACAAACAACTGAGCAAAATACCcatttgaatatagaaataaaagagcaaaatacccttgtgaatatagaaataaaagagcaaaataccaatgtgaatatagaaataaaagagcaaaataccaatttgactatagaaataaaagagcaaaataccaatgtgaatataaaaataaagaacaaaataccaatgtgaatatagaaataaaagagcaaaataccaatttgaatatagaaattaaagagcaaaatacccatgtgaatatagaactagaagagcaaaaatacccatgtgaatatagaaatagaagagcaaaaatacccatgtgaatatagaaatagaagagcatgataaacaaaaaagaaaaacaaaaatgaatctccaccatgtctgcatttaaataaatacttaaaaatatcaatacagtactttttaatatcgatacagtatcatgaagtgaaatattccAATATATTGTGGAAactaatattttcttacacccctgataCTAACCTGAGAAACTGAGCTTAATATagaaattaaatatcattcacctCATGGAAACACACAGTGAAGCACAAGAGAAGgtcttagaaaagcatgaaactgATACAAATGTCTTCCACACTGACCCAAATATGCTTTAGTGTGATC contains the following coding sequences:
- the tm9sf3 gene encoding LOW QUALITY PROTEIN: transmembrane 9 superfamily member 3 (The sequence of the model RefSeq protein was modified relative to this genomic sequence to represent the inferred CDS: inserted 1 base in 1 codon), producing the protein MGSSRWKVAAAAFLAVVGSLLPVHADEHEHTYKDKEEVVLWMNTVGPYHNRQETYKYFSLPFCAGSKKTISHYHETLGEALQGVELEFSGLDIKFKDEVMQTTYCEIDLDKAKRDAFVYAIKNHYWYQMYIDDLPIWGIVGEADENGEDHYLWTYKKLEIGFNGNRIVDVNLTSEGKVRLIPNTRIGMSYSVKWKRSDVKFEDRFDKYLDPSFFQHRIHWFSIFNSFMMVIFLVGLVSMILMRTLRKDYARYSKEEEMDDMDRDLGDEYGWKQVHGDVFRPSSHPLIFSSLIGSGCQIFSVSLIVIIVAMVEDLYTERGSMLSTAIFVYAATSPVNGYFGGSLYAKQGGRRWIKQMFIGAFMIPAMVCGTAFFINFIAIYYHASRAIPFGTMVAVCCICFFVILPLNLVGTILGRNLSGQPNFPCRVNAVPRPIPEKKWFMEPAVIVCLGGILPFGSIFIEMYFIFTSFWAYKXYYVYGFMMLVLVILCIVTVCVTIVCTYFLLNAEDYRWQWTSFLSAASTAVYVYMYSFYYYFFKTKMYGLFQTSFYFGYMAVFSTALGIMCGAVGYMGTSAFVRKIYTNVKID